A segment of the Marmota flaviventris isolate mMarFla1 chromosome 2, mMarFla1.hap1, whole genome shotgun sequence genome:
taccttatttttaaaaatttctataaatattgTTGAGCTTTGTTCTGATTGTTATATGGAATTGGAACAGTCTCTAGTCTAGACTAATTTCTTACTCCTGAAAGCACTTTTGAATACTCTACCCATTGCCCCCATGTATTTCAAGGTTTTTCCACTATGACTGGCAAGAACAAACCACTCCACCTCTGGGTGATGTTTGTTCCCTCTGATCCTTTCAGAGGGCTCTGCGTTCAGCAACAGGTAGCTTCCTAACATGCATCTCTACCTGATTCTCAGATGGCGATGTGAAAGGCTATAGATCTCTGGAGCATCTATGCAGCTCTCTCCTTTTAGCACATTACATTATCAACTCCAAGAACCAAGAACCAAGAACCAAGGCTTCCTCAGACTCCCAACTTCTAGGTTCTCAGTTTGGCAAAACTGTGAAGCTCCACTGGATTCCCCTGTCCTGCAAGGAAGACTTGGAAACTCTTCAGCCATATCTGGTTGAGAAATTGCAAGCATCCTTTTATTTGCTTCCCCTCTCTCAGGGGATTAGCTTTCTTTGCTGCTTGACATTCAATGCCAGACAACCACTCTTTTGTATAGTTTGTTTACATGTTTCAAGGAGGAGGATAAACTGCTCTCTGTTATTCCACCTTAGCTGAAATTAGAATTCTAAATTGTAGGGATTTTTGGTTATTACTTAACCAGTGTTATTACATGTTATtctataatttttgtcttttttttttctgattgcttAAATGATTTGACCTTTATCCTGGTTTTCAGCTTGATGATGGTATgcttaagttttttattttattgcatttgtcCTACTTGGGGTTGCTAAGCTTAATGAATGTATGGGTTGATATCTTACATCAGATTGGTAATGTCCTTGTTGACTATTCAATtattgcttctattttatttttctcttgccttcCTTTCCAGGACTCCACCCTGTGCTAGAACTTTTGACCACATTCTTCATCTCTCTTatgctctcttttcttttcctttcatagtGTTTTACCCTGCCCCACCCCTCTCCATATTTTTGCCTCTTGATTTTTGGACTTCTAGCCTAGAGGATAGGCTAGAACCATGAGAGGATAAATTTTTGTTATGCTAAGCCGCCGAGTTTGTGGTGATTCCTTACAagagacaaactctagatagggcagaggggttggaggggaagggagatggtatggggttattaatgatggtggaatgtgataatcattattatccaaagtacaggtatgaagacatgaattggtatgaatatactgtgtatacaaccagagatatgaaaaattgtgctctatatgtgtaataagaattgtatgggctggggttgtggctcagcagtagagtgctcgtctagcacttatgaggccctgggttcaatcctcagcaccacataaaaataaaataaaggtgctgtgtccaccaaaaactaaaaaataaatattaaaaaattctctctctctctcaaaaaaagaattgtaatgcattctgctgtcatatataaataaaaaaggaaaaaaaaaagaactccaggAAACTCATACAATAACTATATATGTGTACTGTAACTGAATAATTAAGGACACTGATaagactctacattgtgtacaaccagggaATTGTaatgttgtgctctatttgtgtacaatgaattgaaatgcattctgctgccatgtataactaagtaaaacaaagaaacaaaaaaataacactaatatCAGATGGTAAGTGCCAagtttttcatatatacatacccAAGTTGGGATTCGGAGCTATGTAGAGAAGCAAGGGAAAGGTCAGAGTGATTCAAGTGATAGAGTTGGAGACATCAGTGTAAATTCATGAGCTTATGTTATTTTGTGAGCCCAACATGGtttacatatagaaatatttacacATAAGTTTAAATGTACAGTATATAAACGCATATTTCCTTTCTGTGTTAGTTCAAAGGGCCTAGACCAAAGACACACCAGCAGCAATGAGCACACCTAGAGATCCCATCTTGGTTTCTAACACGGTTTTCCAGTAATAAGAACCAAAGCTTCTTGGAGAAACAACTGGTTCTAGaattagggtaaggaatatgagTTTGGAGAACCTTGTAGTCccagaaaataaggaaattctcaaaaaaaaaaaaaaaaaaaaggcataggGTATGCCAAAGGGACACAAGTGCCAAACAAAAGAGTTTTTCAATGGTCAAAGTTAAAATGATTTGAGggataaagtataaaataaatatccacaagCACATATTGATATAACTATCTACTCCTGAAGTGTGGACATCCCATAATGACCTCCTTCCAAAGAGCACagtatgaaagagaaagaaaaaaaaaaggtaactttACAGTGAAGACACCTGACAATACCGCCTCAATTAGGAGATGAGGGTTCATATCAACAGCGACAAGTCATGTTGATAGGATTTGTCCTGATAGGATGTGATGATAATGGTACTTCATCTCTGTGGTCTTCCTTCCCAGAATAACCtcatttaatcagaaaaaaaattcaaatatcaaGTGGGGGATAGTTTACAAAATATCTGGCCAGAAATCCTCAAGAGTATCTAGGTCATCAAAAACATggaaagtctgagaaactatCATAGGCAAGAGGAACTCAAGGAGACATGATTATGTGATGTGTGATCCTGGAGGGgattctggaacagaaaaaggatgctggaaagaagaatgaaattgtggcatttgctggtaaatggatggaactggacaatatcatgctaagcaaaacaagccaatctcaaagaaccaaaggttgaatgttttctttgatatttggaTGATAGTTCACAAGGGGgagtggctagggaagaatagagataaTTTGAATTagacagagggaggagagggataTGGGGGTtaggaatgacagtagaatgaattagacatataTGCAattctatgtgtatatatgattacatggcTGGTGTAACTATACAAccgaagaatgagaagttatactccatctatgtatgatgtcaaaatgcattctactatcatgtataaccagaaaaaaaaaaaaggatgctggGTAAAAACAAAGGAAGTCTGAATAATGTACATTAGTGTACCATAATAgatcattatttattcattaatggtGACAACTGCATCATATTaatgttaaatgttaatatttttaaaagaatctgagGAGATTAATCACTATATGTAATGAGTGAATCTTATTAGAATACTGATTAGAACAAGTCAACTACAAAAAGACACCGGTAACTCAATCTCGAAAATTTGATTTACAAATTGTGTATAGATGTCTTTAAATATTTACCTGTAATTTTGATCAACAGGATAATGCCATTATGGTTATTTACTTCTTAGAGATACAAACTGAATAAGGGCAAAATGAAGTTGCAAATTACTAAAAGTTTTaataaaggggaaagaaagatggTGTGGGTGTTGAATCAGGATGATGGATGTTTGGAGgttcattacattattttttctacttcttgtatgtttgaaatttttcataatataatcATGAGTCTTTTCATATTGCCCTTTTGGTAACTTCTGTTTTCTTCATGAATGTTCAACTTAGAGAACATTCTACTCAAGTATAAATATGTAGAATTCTGATGCTCAGGGCTTATCCTCTAAGATTtaagttaggtttatttttttacatgccTAATTAACATTAGACTGGCATCTTTATTTGTTACTATTTCTATCACTAACTTTGATTTTAAAGATCTTGTATCGTATTAATTCTTCTCTTAGTGTTGCTATAAAATTTACAATTCTTTAAGAGTACTCTGAATGTTTTGTTTGGTGGTaataaaaagaatggaagaaaaatgtcttaattttctGAGCTGAAAGTACATTCGATAGTTATAAGAAATGCAAAGcaattttatttgagaaattaagtcttaaaaatgtgttttcagtcttttaaaaatgcttttatagtCTGTCAAACAATCAAAGTTGTGCATCAGATAACTCTCTAAAGCCTTAAGTGTCATTAATGAAAATGTGGGCAGATTCTCACTTCAAATTCTTGTGTGTGAGTTTATACTGATTTTCTTTGTCATTGTATATTAAGTGGCAATaatccaaattaaaaatgtttggaTTATTATGATCAGAATTCAGAATCTTCTTTGGtcttatatcttctttggtgcTCAGCTGCCCCATCTAAAGATGGCAATGCAATTTTGTTTGTTGGAAGGCAAGTCATTTTGTAAATAACATCTTTTAATCTTAAGTTATATAACTCTAGTTTTATGAACAAGTAAACTTTTATGAACAAGTAATAAAGTGCCACTTTTAATAGTGCTTTAAATTTTGATTGACTTAATAAACAGGTTATTATTTTACATAGAATTATAATGGTGTAAATTCATGTcaataatgaatgaattcaaTACTCAAATTCatttaaatctataaaaattaaaatgaaatgttggCATTAAATATTTACGTTGCAATTGTCTCTCCCCTAAAGCTAAAAACTAAGTGAATTACACAAACCTAACACTGTTCTTACTTTGCaagttttagaagtttttatgttttcttgggaattatttcaaaatgtgtatGTTACCTTAAGTGTGCATGGTTTCTATACAGTCTAGTGATTGTTATGGACAGTATTTCCCAAATGCTCATCTCCACTGAAATGTTCACCAgttgaaaaaaactttttttaaaaaaaggaaaaaccccaaaataaacctGTAGATTTATTTAATTGATAAGTATCTTAGTTTGTATCTTGAATGGCCCCTCAAGACTCTGTATTAAAGGACTGGACCCCAAGTGATGTCActactggaaggtggtggaacctttaagaggtggggtctaatGGAAGGAAGTTAAGTCATTAGGAGCCTAttcttgaaggggatattggaaccccacccttcctcattttttttctcctctctttcttatgttttgcttcctggctaccataaAGTGAACAGGCTTCTTTTGGAATCTGCTCCCAACATGACGTTCATTGCCACCAAAGACCCAAAGTAACAGGCCCCAGTGACCATGATCTGAAATCTATAAACCATGagataaaataaacctttccttcttgtaagttgattttcttaggtACTTTGTCACAATGATGGAAAGATGACTGATACAACAGGATTCTTTTATTCCAAAAAGATTTCTcactttattactttttttttctctctctctctctctaataaaatgccctttcttttggaaaatgttaGTATTGGATGGTGGTTTTAGTAGCATAGAAAGTTAAAAATCTCACCAAATggtccattttgttttgttttgctgtgttcTCTGAAAATTTTGTCATACTATAAAATCCACACACATGGGAACCTATGATACAGAGTTCACTAGAAGTATTTATTCCTGGGGTTTATTGTAAGCCAAAGTCAAAATgagaagagactttttttttctttctttctttttcttttttttttttttttttgtgatgggaTCTTacaatgttgcccaggctggcttctggCTTATAACACCTTGGCTCAACAGAGGGCTCCTGCCTCAGACTGCCATGTAGCTTGGACTCTAGGCACCATATCACCATACCTGGCTacaaaggagatatatatatatatatatatatatatatatatatatatatattttttttttttttttttttttttttttttttgtaaagtgctcgtctagcatgtgtgaggcactgggtttgatcctcagtaccacataaaaataaaataaggattttttttttaaaggggtaaTTTCTGTCTTCTTGAATGAAGACCATATCCTAGCATGCGGAAAAGAAGTTAACTCattagtcttttattttaaagttataaaattttcctttcagtTGGCATATGTGCTcaatgaaaaaaatctgtaaaacacacaaaacaagTCATTGATTTTTTGACCACTTGGAAAATAAGAGCATTTCTTTACATTTTGCtatgtggtttttgttgttgttgttgttttttgttttgtttttttttttttttttggctttttttggtGCTACAGATTGGACCCAGAGGCGCTTTactactgtgctacatccccagtcattttttattttttatttttaggcagggtctcattaagttgcccagggtggcgtagaacttgcaattctcctgactcATCCTTCTGAATAGTTGGGGCTACAGGTACATGGCCACACCTGGCATTTAGATCATCTTGAAGCTGTTTGTCCTGTATTCTCTCTGTGCCTTCTCTTCCCTCTGACTAGTAAATAGTGATGCCTGGAACAATTCTGTCAGTCATATATTACAGATGACAGACTTGCCCCATCACTGGGACAAGCTCACTTTTAGActgagaataagaaaataaaatctctagTTAAGCCATTATTTTTTGTGCATGTTGTGGAATGATGACAGATGGATGTCAGGCTAAAGTAGCAACTAACCACTTTACATATTTTCTCCTATTacctacctttattttatacttatatacattattatttctcccttttgatCTCTACTTTTGAATTTGCTGTTACTTTACTGAACTTCACTTTTCTTTACTTCACTGAACTTCTAACTTACACAGTCAGCCTCCTTTGAAGGCATAGGCTCTCTTGATGTAGAACCCAGATAGTACAGTGTGGGAGAGAGGAGAGTAGATTCAAAGGCAGATGGTCCTGCTTCTCATCCTGTGGGGCTTACACAAACCCTCGGGTCCACTGATAAAACCTGCAGCCAAAAGTAACCTCCTGAGAATGGAATAGAGACTAAatattagactttgtatagttcCCTGGTCTAATACCTTATAGctcccccacctcaaaaaaatttttttttgagagagagagagagagaagagagaatttttttaatatttatttttcagttttttcggtggacacaatatctgtattttttaattttcatgtggtactgaggatcgaatccagcgtcccgcgcatgccaggcgagaacgttaccacttgagccacatacctagcCCCCCCCACTTCAAATTTTAAGCTCAGTTAATACAATGAAAGCAAATGGCCTCATGGCTGAGAGTGCAGACCCTAGAATCAGAACAAAtttgggtttgaaccccagcctTGCCACCTACAACTAATGCTATTGTGGGCAAGTtaacaaaatatgttttcttactTGTTAAATGGGGTTAATAGCACCCTCATGGATTAGTTatgagaattaaagaaaataatgaatgtttAGTACTTCATATACTGCAAAAGATACTCAGTAAGTATTAGTTGTTATAACTCTGTCTTTCCACATTCTagtccctctgcctggaacaccTTTTTCCTCTTGTTCATCTGGGGAATCCCTTCACAGTCATTGTAACTCATGCTCTATAAGAACATTCCCAGCTCCTTGGCCTGGTAAGAATGATCAATTCTTCCCTTTGTTTGGGCACTGAGAAGACACACATGTTAATCTTAatcttaaataatatattaatattaaactaATCACAGTATAGTTTACTTGCTTATTTAAATATCTGTTCCTTCTGTGAACATGGTCCCTGTTGCATTCATTGCTAAATCTTAAGTACGCAGAACAGTCTATGTTATAGGTTCTCATATGTGTTTGCGACAACAAACTGAATACATCCTTAACTTCATTCTACAATCGACCCACCTTTCTTCTGGGTTAGGAATGAGACCTAAATATTAATTATCTCACTATTATTATCAAAAGACTTGTCTTACTAAATTAGTTTAAATTGAAGCCTAATTGGCATTGCTGGTATTCTAAAAGGCAGTTATCTGAACATGAATATCTACCAATAAATGAGCTGTAATGAAAATGCTCTCATCTAACATTTCTTAGTGTTTTCTCAGAAATTGTTAGCAAATGCAATTTAGAAGATCTTAAAAATCACAGTCAGTAATTGAAAATGTACTGCTTTTATAAAAGGAAgaagttattaaaattttaaggacagaaaataattataagaataCTTTGGGcagggagtgtagctcagtagtagagtgcatgcttagcttgtatgaggccctgggttcaatctcctgtaccaaaagaaaaaagaaaagaatactttGCATGTGTATGGAAATTCTTACCCTATAAAATCTTTCACCTGCTTCTCCTATTTGCCTATGATAGTGAAAACAGTTATATTCCTATTACATGGGAAAACATTTACTATAGATAAAACCTTGAGTAAAGATTATGTTTTACCCAACTTTGGTGGCCTTTTCAGTGACAGTTGAATCTAGATTTCAATTAAATACACTATTTTTACAGTTTTCTAGAAGGAaagagaatacacacacacacacacgtgtttgtgtgtgtgtgtgtatgtgtattcacctttgaagatttttatttcctttaaagaacttaataaaatttttgatGACAGTGACTACATGTtgtcttaaaaagtaaaacacaTTCTGTTAATGAGAGATTTAAAAtaccaacaataaaataataaaaatacctcAATGCAGATGTGATGCATTCCTCCAGCCTTGTTTTTCTGCAGAAAACCTGCAATTGGACTGTCATTTCCCAGTGGATGAAGTAATTCTATCTTGGTATTTCCCAGGTTGACAAAAACAACAGATACTCCATGTTCAGGAAGAGGGACCACCTCACTTACCTGGGCCCCCAAAATATTCTGATAAAATGCTGTGGACTTTTTCAAATCTGGCACTGCAATGGCTACATGATTGAGTTGACCAAGATTCCATACAGGATCTGCCACCTGATGCAAGGACTGTGATGCAGAAAAGCTTCTCACTGCTGGAACTGGATTTAGGAATTTTGAAAAACACCCTGAAAAATTGAACAGTCATTGGTAtccttcttttgagaattaacgcatttcaaattataattttaaaaaaaccaaacaaataatacataagaaaattaattatttaatgtctattctttttaattattgaaattaaCTCAggggaaataaatggaaa
Coding sequences within it:
- the Mcee gene encoding methylmalonyl-CoA epimerase, mitochondrial isoform X2 produces the protein MARVLTAVAGAAMAGATLAVGCFSKFLNPVPAVRSFSASQSLHQVADPVWNLGQLNHVAIAVPDLKKSTAFYQNILGAQVSEVVPLPEHGVSVVFVNLGNTKIELLHPLGNDSPIAGFLQKNKAGGMHHICIEVDNINAVMMDLKKKKIRILSEEVKIGAHGKPVIFLHPKDCGGVLIELEQA